The nucleotide window TGGGGAGAGGGAGCGGCGGTCCCTCGCCCTCCCCTCAAAGTAATCTTTTAAATGCTCGTAGTAATATACCTGAAAAATATTATTACGCTAAAGCCAGGCTGATCAGCATAGCCAAGTTATAACAGTATAATGGCAAAGCTAGGGTAACAGATGATTTTAAAGCTCACCATCAAGCTTTTAACTTAACTATGACCTTATTACCTGAGGTAACTCCCTAAAGTACGGAATTTTCGCTGTCCGCCAAGAAGCCATATAATGAGCGGCTTTTTCCCGACTTTACAAACTTTTTTTAATATAGGCTTTAATATGGAATTTTGCTTTATAGGCATTATAACTCATGTAGCGGATTTTGCCAAATATCTGGCTCACCCTAGGCCTGGGGATGCCTGGCCCGGGGTGGGAAATCTTCCAGAAATTCCGGCCAAGCCCGATGAATTTTGGGCGGCAAGGTTCCGTGGCAGTTCCTGAAGCCCCTGGATCATAAAGGAGTATTGTTTTAAGGCAGCATTTAAGAAACGCGGTACCAGGCAAAAAACTACCAAAAGCGGGGCCCCTTGTTTTAAGGCTTGTTCCTGAGAGAAGAGCAAGGCCCAATTATCATGGACCCGTTGATCCCGACGCATCCAGTAGATGACCGGGCCACTTTTAATTTCAGCCGAATTTAGAACTCTTGCCGGTCGGGGATTCCTAAGCTCACCAACCATCCGGCTAAGTTGTTGAATCGCTGGGCAGGAAGGACCATCGGGCGGGAATTTATTGGTTCACTCCGCATCTGGCAACATGATGATGACGGTAGTCCCCTGGCCCGGGGTGCTGTCGATGTCAATAGTGCCGCGGTGGCTTTCGATAATGCTTTTTACGATCGACAGCCCCAAACCGCTACCCATATCCTTGGTAGTAAAAAAAGGATTGAAGATTTTGCTGATA belongs to Deltaproteobacteria bacterium and includes:
- a CDS encoding deoxyribodipyrimidine photo-lyase; this encodes MVGELRNPRPARVLNSAEIKSGPVIYWMRRDQRVHDNWALLFSQEQALKQGAPLLVVFCLVPRFLNAALKQYSFMIQGLQELPRNLAAQNSSGLAGISGRFPTPGQASPGLG